One region of Erythrobacter insulae genomic DNA includes:
- the hemA gene encoding 5-aminolevulinate synthase has product MNYDQIFNTAIDQLHEEGRYRVFIDIMRTKGAYPNARCFHGHNGPKPITVWCSNDYLCMGQHEKVIGAMENALHDVGAGSGGTRNIGGNTHLHVELEKELAQLHGKDSALTFTSGYVSNDATLSTLGKLLPGCVIFSDALNHASMIAGIRNSGCEKRVFRHNDMAHLEEMLAAEDPEAPKVIAFESVYSMEGDVAPIHAICDLAEKYNALTYIDEVHAVGMYGENGGGISQRDNAAHRIDIIEGTLGKAFGVMGGYIAADTRIVDCIRSYAPGFIFTTSLSPVLVAGVLASVKHLKSSSVERNAQQQAAAMLKLKFAEAGLPVMDSVTHIVPLMVGDPIRAKKISDILLAEYGVYVQPINFPTVPRGTERLRFTPGPNHSEIMMDELTDALVEIWDRLDMELRKAA; this is encoded by the coding sequence GTGAACTACGATCAGATTTTCAACACTGCGATTGACCAGCTTCACGAAGAAGGCCGTTACCGGGTCTTTATCGATATCATGCGCACCAAAGGCGCGTATCCGAACGCACGCTGTTTCCACGGCCACAACGGGCCGAAACCGATCACCGTGTGGTGCTCGAATGATTACCTTTGCATGGGCCAACATGAAAAGGTCATCGGCGCGATGGAGAACGCATTGCATGATGTCGGTGCAGGCTCAGGCGGCACGCGCAATATCGGCGGCAACACGCACCTTCATGTTGAGCTGGAAAAAGAGCTGGCCCAGCTGCACGGAAAAGACAGCGCTTTGACTTTCACAAGCGGTTACGTGTCGAATGACGCGACCCTTTCAACACTGGGCAAGCTGTTGCCGGGCTGTGTGATATTCTCCGACGCTTTGAACCATGCCAGCATGATCGCGGGAATTCGCAATTCTGGCTGTGAAAAACGCGTTTTCCGCCACAATGATATGGCGCATCTCGAAGAAATGCTCGCCGCAGAAGACCCCGAAGCGCCCAAAGTGATCGCGTTTGAAAGCGTGTATTCGATGGAAGGCGACGTCGCGCCGATCCACGCGATCTGCGACCTCGCCGAGAAATACAACGCGCTCACGTACATCGATGAAGTTCACGCTGTTGGCATGTATGGCGAGAATGGCGGCGGCATTTCGCAACGCGATAATGCGGCGCACCGGATAGACATTATCGAAGGCACACTGGGCAAAGCGTTTGGGGTGATGGGCGGCTATATCGCGGCCGATACCCGGATCGTCGATTGCATCCGGTCCTATGCACCCGGTTTCATTTTCACCACTTCGCTATCGCCAGTGCTGGTCGCCGGAGTGCTGGCATCGGTAAAGCACCTCAAATCGTCCAGCGTAGAACGCAATGCGCAGCAACAGGCTGCCGCGATGCTCAAGCTGAAATTTGCAGAAGCGGGTTTGCCAGTCATGGACAGCGTTACCCACATCGTGCCGCTGATGGTGGGCGACCCGATCCGCGCCAAGAAGATCAGCGATATTCTGCTCGCGGAATACGGGGTCTATGTCCAACCGATCAATTTCCCCACCGTACCTCGCGGCACAGAACGTCTGCGATTTACACCTGGCCCCAATCACAGTGAAATCATGATGGACGAGCTGACAGATGCTCTTGTCGAAATCTGGGACCGGCTCGATATGGAATTGCGCAAAGCCGCCTGA
- a CDS encoding OmpA family protein, with product MINTSNRSRSLALAAFVSMAAPSALAAQDEGPVRVSAQTQEDVLTTVTGSPPADLTGLTQGPEIEGLISARNGDRVQITAPDGSKTVVTLGSGTVIKAKGGFLGMGRTALTPDALLNGLPVSVETVEWANRLVATEIGLSNKDLKTAAMIRNGTNQRFEQQGARITQNAAATEALRGRFGDIDQYNLKGTTNVYFDSGKYSLSPEARGELCRAAEDAEAMDNALLLVVGYTDSTGSYEINQELSEKRAGRVVNFLQQECRWKPYRMLTPTGMAASDPAADNASEYGKAQNRRVAVNILVSKSVDGLN from the coding sequence ATGATCAACACTTCAAACAGGTCGCGCAGCTTGGCGCTCGCGGCTTTCGTTTCAATGGCAGCGCCATCCGCATTGGCAGCGCAAGACGAAGGTCCGGTCCGGGTTTCGGCGCAGACGCAGGAAGACGTTCTGACGACGGTAACGGGCTCACCACCAGCCGATTTGACCGGCCTGACGCAAGGCCCCGAAATCGAAGGGCTGATTTCCGCCCGCAACGGGGACAGAGTTCAGATTACCGCACCAGACGGTAGCAAAACGGTCGTGACCCTTGGCAGCGGAACGGTGATCAAGGCCAAAGGCGGATTTTTGGGAATGGGGCGCACTGCGCTTACACCGGATGCTTTGCTGAATGGTCTGCCAGTGAGCGTTGAGACAGTCGAATGGGCCAATCGCCTGGTCGCGACCGAAATTGGTCTCAGCAACAAAGATCTCAAAACGGCGGCGATGATCCGTAATGGAACCAATCAGCGTTTCGAACAACAAGGTGCCCGTATCACGCAAAACGCAGCCGCCACCGAAGCACTGCGTGGCCGGTTCGGCGATATTGACCAGTACAATCTCAAAGGCACAACCAACGTCTATTTCGACAGCGGCAAATACAGCCTTTCACCCGAAGCACGCGGAGAGCTGTGCCGAGCGGCAGAGGATGCAGAGGCGATGGACAATGCCTTGCTTTTGGTTGTTGGATACACCGATTCCACTGGCAGTTATGAAATCAACCAGGAGTTGAGCGAAAAGCGCGCAGGCCGCGTGGTCAATTTCCTTCAGCAGGAATGCCGCTGGAAACCTTACCGGATGCTCACACCGACAGGTATGGCGGCCTCCGATCCGGCGGCCGATAATGCTAGCGAATATGGCAAAGCGCAAAACCGCCGCGTTGCAGTCAATATCCTCGTCAGCAAGAGCGTCGATGGGTTAAACTAA
- the murI gene encoding glutamate racemase has product MLEELRHALPDAPVIFAADQAGLPYGTKTEAEVAARVCGLLGRMAERYRPRLICIACNTASTIALGMVRDVLEIPIVGTVPAIKPAAAQTKTGTIGLLGTEATIRQAYVDNLEREFAAGKVLIRHAAPGLVEPAEAKLRGQPVDQAEIKAAIAGLLAKPGAESIDTVVLACTHFPLLRSELAQVLGDHVSLIDGAKGIARRIVTLTQGQDFAAGHPDFAVTTGPLESFKALSPALAKLGINEIREF; this is encoded by the coding sequence GTGTTGGAAGAGCTGCGCCATGCGCTGCCCGATGCTCCGGTGATTTTCGCCGCTGATCAGGCGGGTCTGCCATATGGCACTAAGACCGAAGCCGAAGTCGCAGCGCGCGTGTGCGGTCTGCTGGGCCGGATGGCAGAGCGGTATCGTCCGCGCTTGATCTGCATCGCCTGTAACACGGCCAGCACAATCGCCTTGGGAATGGTGCGCGATGTTCTGGAAATCCCGATTGTAGGCACTGTGCCCGCTATCAAACCCGCCGCGGCCCAGACAAAGACCGGGACCATTGGTCTGCTCGGAACCGAAGCGACAATTCGGCAGGCATATGTAGACAATCTTGAGCGCGAATTTGCGGCAGGCAAAGTCCTGATCCGCCATGCGGCTCCGGGCCTGGTTGAACCAGCCGAGGCCAAATTACGCGGGCAACCGGTGGATCAGGCAGAGATAAAAGCAGCGATTGCCGGCCTGCTTGCCAAACCCGGTGCAGAATCAATCGATACTGTCGTGCTGGCTTGCACCCACTTTCCGCTTCTGCGGTCGGAATTGGCGCAGGTGCTTGGCGATCATGTAAGCTTGATTGACGGCGCCAAGGGAATTGCGCGGCGGATTGTCACGCTGACCCAAGGACAGGATTTCGCCGCCGGGCACCCGGATTTCGCCGTGACGACAGGCCCCCTTGAAAGCTTCAAAGCGCTCTCGCCTGCTCTTGCCAAGCTTGGCATCAATGAAATCCGCGAATTCTAG
- the plsY gene encoding glycerol-3-phosphate 1-O-acyltransferase PlsY, with the protein MEPIFAALLGFVCGSIPFGLLLTKAAGLGDVRDIGSGSIGATNVLRTGNKGLAAATVLLDAAKGALPVLIAPILFVQDQATAPGFWSDLGGIAAIAAVAGHCFTPWLKFKGGKGFATAAGVLLALAWPVMLVSAAIWAATLAISRISSVSSMTTVVAAPVAGFAMGYPAVIVPLIAIAVIVLIQHRANIGRLIRGEEPKVGAGK; encoded by the coding sequence ATGGAACCGATTTTTGCAGCATTGCTGGGCTTTGTATGCGGATCGATACCCTTCGGTCTTTTACTAACCAAAGCCGCCGGCCTGGGCGATGTGCGCGACATTGGCAGCGGGAGCATCGGCGCGACCAATGTGCTGCGCACAGGCAACAAAGGGCTGGCTGCCGCAACAGTCCTGTTAGACGCAGCCAAAGGCGCGCTTCCGGTGCTAATCGCGCCGATCTTGTTTGTTCAGGACCAAGCCACCGCACCGGGGTTTTGGAGCGATTTGGGCGGCATTGCGGCCATTGCTGCTGTTGCCGGACATTGCTTTACACCGTGGCTCAAATTCAAAGGCGGAAAAGGCTTTGCCACCGCCGCCGGTGTGCTGCTCGCCTTGGCGTGGCCCGTGATGCTTGTCAGCGCAGCGATCTGGGCCGCGACCCTTGCGATCAGCCGCATTTCTTCGGTTTCTTCGATGACGACAGTTGTTGCCGCGCCTGTGGCGGGATTTGCGATGGGATACCCGGCTGTAATCGTCCCATTGATCGCGATTGCCGTAATTGTTTTAATCCAACACCGCGCCAATATCGGGCGGTTGATACGCGGTGAAGAGCCGAAGGTTGGCGCTGGAAAGTGA
- a CDS encoding TauD/TfdA dioxygenase family protein encodes MATTFDRTAYDTGALDIRPLTPAIGAEIRGIDLSASDVGKRVPEIRTALLNHGVIFFRDQDLSQEQHIAFARHFGDLEVHPATPKDQPNPEVLRISHGPRSRGQENYWHSDVTWREKPSLGSILLAREVPECGGDTLFANMHLAYERLSDKMKEFCEGLTAVHDISRVFAKRLGKAPEDLHEKFPPVRHPVIRTHPETGERVIYVNTAFTSHIEGVSNEESQWLLAHLYKTAMDAEIQCRFQWKAGSIAFWDNRVCQHLAVSDYFPDRRVMERVTVEGDAPYFKI; translated from the coding sequence ATGGCCACCACGTTTGACCGCACGGCGTACGATACAGGCGCGCTCGATATCAGGCCCCTAACACCGGCTATCGGAGCGGAAATTCGCGGAATCGATCTGTCGGCATCTGATGTTGGCAAACGGGTTCCAGAAATTCGGACTGCCCTGCTTAATCATGGGGTTATCTTTTTTCGAGATCAGGATCTTAGCCAAGAGCAGCATATCGCTTTTGCGCGCCATTTTGGTGATCTGGAAGTTCACCCGGCGACACCCAAAGATCAGCCAAACCCAGAGGTTCTGCGCATCTCGCATGGGCCCAGGAGCCGGGGTCAGGAGAATTACTGGCATTCTGACGTCACGTGGCGGGAAAAACCTTCGCTCGGCAGTATTCTGTTAGCGCGTGAGGTGCCCGAATGCGGCGGCGACACTCTATTTGCCAACATGCATCTCGCTTACGAGCGCCTGTCCGACAAAATGAAAGAGTTTTGCGAGGGCCTTACAGCCGTTCACGATATCAGCAGAGTGTTTGCCAAACGATTGGGCAAAGCGCCCGAAGACTTGCACGAGAAATTTCCGCCGGTACGCCATCCAGTTATCCGGACCCACCCCGAAACAGGCGAACGGGTAATTTACGTCAACACCGCCTTTACTTCGCATATCGAAGGCGTGTCGAACGAAGAAAGCCAGTGGCTGCTTGCCCACCTCTACAAGACCGCGATGGATGCCGAAATCCAATGCCGGTTCCAATGGAAAGCGGGATCGATTGCATTCTGGGACAACCGCGTGTGCCAGCATTTGGCAGTCTCCGATTACTTCCCTGATCGCCGGGTGATGGAGCGCGTCACAGTCGAGGGCGATGCGCCCTACTTCAAAATATAG
- a CDS encoding nitroreductase: MSGTPDQKYDEVVRGRRSIRGYLDKPVERELIEEVLSLAMRSPTSMNTQPWHFHVITGEPLDRIRKGNTERILAGEPDSREFRRGEPFAGVHRDRQVEVAKQLFGAMGIERDDKDKRQDWVLRGFRQFDAPVCVIVTYDRELSSSDDTAFDCGAATTALVNAAWSRGLGCVINSQGIMQSPVVREHAGIPDDQVIMKAVAMGWPDPDFPANAVYTHRKEPVDAMRFVGFD, from the coding sequence GTGAGCGGAACGCCAGACCAAAAGTATGATGAAGTGGTGCGTGGACGCCGTTCGATCCGGGGTTATCTGGACAAGCCGGTCGAGCGCGAATTGATCGAAGAGGTGCTTTCGCTTGCGATGCGATCACCCACTTCGATGAATACCCAGCCGTGGCATTTCCACGTCATCACCGGCGAGCCGCTGGACCGCATCCGCAAAGGCAACACAGAGCGCATCCTTGCCGGAGAACCGGACAGCCGGGAATTTCGCCGGGGCGAACCATTCGCCGGCGTCCACCGGGACCGCCAGGTTGAAGTCGCCAAGCAGCTGTTCGGTGCGATGGGCATTGAACGCGATGACAAGGACAAACGCCAGGACTGGGTCCTGCGCGGGTTTCGGCAATTCGACGCACCTGTCTGCGTTATTGTCACCTATGATCGTGAGCTTTCCAGCAGCGATGACACCGCCTTTGATTGCGGTGCGGCAACGACTGCACTGGTCAATGCGGCATGGTCCCGCGGGCTTGGCTGCGTCATCAACTCGCAAGGCATCATGCAAAGCCCGGTGGTGCGCGAACACGCCGGCATTCCTGATGATCAGGTGATCATGAAAGCCGTTGCGATGGGGTGGCCTGATCCGGACTTTCCGGCCAACGCGGTATACACCCACCGGAAAGAACCGGTGGACGCCATGCGGTTCGTCGGGTTCGATTAA